The proteins below come from a single Alosa sapidissima isolate fAloSap1 chromosome 23, fAloSap1.pri, whole genome shotgun sequence genomic window:
- the nck2b gene encoding cytoplasmic protein NCK2b, which translates to MTEEVIVIAKWDYTAQQDQELDIRKNERLWLIDDSKTWWRVRNTSNKTGYVPSNYVERKNSLKKGSLVKNLKDTLGLGKTKRKTSARDTSPTPSTDAEYPSNGSSGGGGGGSGAERIYDLNVPALVKFAYAAERDDELTLVKGTRVLVMEKCSDGWWRGSYGGQVGWFPSNYVMEEGGEEASGEAGMGYLTAQRQQQPRGGGLSNGGGQQHQQPPPQPPQIGVLHTVQTLYPFSSVTDEELNFEKGEVMEVVEKPENDPEWWKCRNARGQLGLVPKNYVLVLSDGAAPGGTLTHPAPGGAGSQTGPARTGKFAGKDWYYGKVTRHQAECALNERGVQGDFLVRDSESSPSDFSVSLKAVGKNKHFKVQLCEGVYCIGQRRFNTMDELVEHYKKAPIFTSEQGDKLYLVKPLL; encoded by the exons ATGACAGAGGAGGTGATTGTTATTGCCAAGTGGGACTACACTGCCCAGCAGGACCAGGAACTTGACATCCGGAAAAACGAGCGCCTTTGGCTCATCGATGACTCCAAGACGTGGTGGCGGGTGCGCAACACCTCGAATAAGACGGGCTACGTCCCCTCCAACTACGTGGAGCGCAAGAACAGCCTCAAGAAGGGCTCTCTAGTCAAGAACCTCAAAGATACACTTG gcCTGGGGAAGACAAAGAGGAAGACGAGCGCGCGCGACACGTCCCCCACGCCGAGCACGGATGCCGAGTACCCGTCCAACGGCAGCAGCggcggtggtggcggcggcAGTGGCGCCGAGCGCATCTACGACCTCAACGTCCCGGCACTGGTCAAGTTTGCCTACGCGGCGGAGCGCGACGACGAGCTGACGCTGGTCAAGGGCACGCGCGTGCTGGTCATGGAGAAGTGCAGCGACGGCTGGTGGCGCGGCAGCTACGGCGGCCAGGTGGGCTGGTTCCCGTCCAACTACGTGATGGAAGAGGGTGGCGAGGAGGCGTCCGGCGAGGCCGGAATGGGCTACCTGACCgcgcagcggcagcagcaaccGAGGGGCGGCGGGCTCAGCAACGGCGGTggtcagcagcatcagcagccgCCACCGCAGCCGCCGCAGATCGGGGTGCTGCACACGGTCCAGACGCTCTACCCGTTCAGCTCGGTGACGGACGAGGAGCTGAACTTTGAGAAGGGCGAGGTCATGGAGGTGGTGGAGAAGCCCGAGAACGACCCCGAGTGGTGGAAGTGCCGCAACGCCCGCGGCCAGCTGGGCCTGGTGCCAAAGAACTACGTGCTGGTGCTGAGCGATGGGGCAGCACCCGGGGGCACCCTGACCCACCCGGCCCCGGGCGGAGCGGGTAGTCAGACGGGCCCCGCGCGCACGGGCAAGTTCGCCGGGAAGGACTGGTACTACGGCAAAGTGACTCGGCATCAAGCGGAGTGTGCGCTCAACGAGAGGGGAGTACAGGGCGACTTCCTGGTCCGAGATAGCGAGTCATCG CCGAGTGATTTCTCAGTGTCCCTGAAAGCGGTGGGGAAGAACAAGCACTTTAAGGTGCAGCTGTGTGAGGGGGTCTACTGCATCGGCCAGCGGCGCTTCAACACCATGGACGAGCTGGTGGAACACTACAAGAAAGCGCCCATCTTCACCAGCGAGCAAGGGGACAAGCTCTACCTTGTCAAACCtctgctgtga
- the otos2 gene encoding otospiralin-like, giving the protein MPRLGLLLCTFLLGYLWMAEVKCSEDSGVRETHRMPNWALTSSDFFGWVEELRSHAGYDKIEDLARTFWAHFPSASRLGYDPPAPEE; this is encoded by the exons ATGCCTCGTCTTGGCCTGCTGCTCTGCACATTTCTGCTGGGATACCTCTGGATGGCAG AAGTAAAGTGCAGCGAGGATTCAG GTGTGCGTGAGACCCATCGCATGCCCAACTGGGCCCTGACCTCCTCCGACTTCTTCGGCTGGGTGGAGGAGCTGCGCTCCCACGCCGGTTACGACAAGATCGAGGACCTCGCCAGGACCTTCTGGGCCCACTTCCCCTCTGCCAGCCGCCTGGGCTACGACCCCCCCGCCCCCGAGGAGTAG
- the ecrg4b gene encoding augurin-B — translation MALQQRLMQLLLLITLFSVCSPADSTGDENLLKRLLKKRDVAEPPKSPSSVAVAPAKAKEFLASLRRAKRNIWDRSRPDVQQWIMQFMYMGYDEARLETDLSYWMDQSRSRDHTQQHHYDENSPTGHHDPRSYRYGANVNYDYY, via the exons ATGGCTCTGCAGCAGCGCCTGATGCAGCTCCTGCTGCTCATCACACTCTTCTCCGTGTGTAGTCCTGCAG ACAGTACCGGCGATGAGAACCTGTTAAAAAGGCTCCTGAAGAAGAGAGACG TTGCTGAGCCGCCAAAGTCCCCATCATCCGTCGCCGTGGCACCAGCCAAGGCCAAGGAGTTCCTGGCATCGTTACGGAGAGCCAAGAGGAACATTTGGGACCGCAGCAGGCCAGACGTGCAGCAGTGGATCATGCAGTTTATGTACATGGGCTATGATGAGGCA agGCTGGAGACGGACCTCTCTTACTGGATGGACCAGTCCAGGTCCAGGGACCACACCCAGCAGCACCATTACGACGAGAACTCCCCAACGGGACACCATGACCCTCGCTCGTACCGATACGGCGCCAACGTCAATTATGACTACTATTAA